The proteins below come from a single Gossypium raimondii isolate GPD5lz chromosome 2, ASM2569854v1, whole genome shotgun sequence genomic window:
- the LOC105789222 gene encoding uncharacterized protein LOC105789222 — protein MKAASSSLRAAFSHCVLQVRSYDYHHYLCLLELPANMRKAAFALRAFNVETARAMDVASDPKIGLMRLLWWQEAIDKIYANKLIEHPTAQALSSVISESKISKAWLKRVVNARINDANRDVIDLPESIEELEKYAEDTASTLLYMTLQAGGIKSTAVDHAASHVGKASGLLLLLKSLPYHASRNRHFSYIPAKVAAEHGLLVKEGGRSEIRLDSREGLCDAVCEMASVANAHLVKARELANSVPVEARKVLLPAVPAQVLLDSLSKVQFDVFDSRLARGVLGKPPLWFQLKLKWYSWRGIY, from the coding sequence ATGAAGGCTGCATCTAGTAGCTTAAGGGCAGCTTTCTCCCACTGTGTACTGCAAGTGCGCAGCTATGATTATCATCACTACCTATGCCTCCTTGAGCTTCCTGCTAATATGCGAAAGGCTGCATTTGCACTCCGTGCTTTCAATGTCGAAACTGCTAGAGCTATGGATGTTGCTTCTGATCCCAAGATTGGTCTCATGCGCCTTCTTTGGTGGCAAGAAGCCATTGACAAAATTTATGCTAATAAACTGATCGAGCACCCGACAGCACAGGCACTCTCATCAGTTATATCCGAAAGTAAAATCAGCAAGGCTTGGTTAAAACGGGTAGTTAATGCTCGGATCAATGATGCAAATAGAGACGTTATTGACCTACCGGAGAGTATCGAGGAGTTAGAGAAATATGCAGAAGATACTGCATCAACTCTTCTATACATGACTCTTCAAGCTGGTGGTATCAAGTCTACTGCAGTTGACCATGCAGCATCGCATGTCGGTAAGGCAAGTGGCCTCCTTTTGCTACTTAAGTCGCTGCCATACCATGCTAGCCGCAACCGTCACTTTTCTTACATACCAGCTAAAGTGGCAGCCGAGCATGGGCTGCTAGTTAAGGAAGGAGGTCGCTCAGAGATCCGCTTGGACTCTCGGGAGGGCTTATGTGATGCTGTTTGTGAAATGGCATCAGTAGCCAATGCCCATTTGGTGAAAGCCCGTGAATTAGCCAACTCTGTGCCGGTTGAAGCACGAAAAGTACTTCTACCGGCTGTGCCTGCCCAAGTTCTCTTGGATTCCCTCAGCAAAGTGCAGTTTGATGTATTTGATTCAAGGTTAGCAAGAGGGGTTCTAGGCAAACCTCCATTGTGGTTCCAACTGAAACTAAAGTGGTATTCATGGCGAGGGATATACTAA